A single Streptomyces sannanensis DNA region contains:
- a CDS encoding glycerophosphodiester phosphodiesterase translates to MTRVRHPYLDHPAPIPFAHRGGTADGLENTASAFERAAKAGYRYFETDVHTTKDGRLVAFHDATLDRVTDTRGRIADLPWSSVRLARVAGREPLPLFEELLEEFPDARWNIDIKAEPALVPLVELIRRTNAWDRVCVGSFSESRVARAHRLAGPRLATSYGVRGVLGLRLRSYALPAALRTGAVCVQVPESQGGIRVVDRRFVRTAHAHGLQVHVWTVNEPDRMARLLDLGVDGIMTDHIETLRTVLTERGAWI, encoded by the coding sequence GTGACTCGCGTACGCCACCCCTACCTGGACCATCCCGCGCCGATACCCTTCGCCCATCGCGGCGGAACGGCGGACGGGCTCGAGAACACCGCCTCCGCCTTCGAACGGGCGGCGAAGGCCGGGTACCGCTATTTCGAGACCGATGTACACACCACCAAGGACGGCCGTCTCGTCGCCTTCCACGACGCGACGCTGGACCGGGTCACGGACACCCGCGGCCGGATCGCCGACCTGCCGTGGAGCTCGGTGCGGCTCGCCCGGGTGGCGGGGCGCGAGCCGCTGCCGCTCTTCGAGGAACTGCTCGAGGAGTTCCCGGACGCCCGGTGGAACATCGACATCAAGGCCGAGCCCGCGCTCGTCCCCCTGGTCGAGCTGATCCGCAGGACCAACGCCTGGGACCGGGTGTGCGTGGGCTCCTTCTCCGAGAGCCGGGTCGCCAGGGCGCACCGGCTGGCCGGGCCGCGGCTCGCCACCTCCTACGGCGTGCGCGGCGTGCTCGGGCTGCGGCTGCGCTCGTACGCCCTCCCCGCCGCGCTGCGGACCGGCGCGGTCTGCGTGCAGGTTCCGGAGAGCCAGGGCGGCATCCGGGTCGTGGACCGGCGGTTCGTACGGACCGCCCACGCGCACGGACTCCAGGTGCACGTCTGGACGGTGAACGAGCCCGATCGTATGGCCCGCCTCCTCGATCTCGGCGTAGATGGCATCATGACCGATCACATCGAGACGCTGCGCACGGTGCTGACCGAGCGGGGGGCTTGGATCTGA